The following coding sequences lie in one Mus musculus strain C57BL/6J chromosome 11, GRCm38.p6 C57BL/6J genomic window:
- the Hsd17b1 gene encoding estradiol 17-beta-dehydrogenase 1, with product MDPTVVLITGCSSGIGMHLAVRLASDRSQSFKVYATLRDLKAQGPLLEAARTQGCPPGSLEILELDVRDSKSVAAAQACVTEGRVDVLVCNAGRGLFGPLEAHELNAVGAVLDVNVLGTIRMLQAFLPDMKRRHSGRVLVTASVGGLMGLPFHEVYCASKFALEGLCESLAILLPLFGVHVSLIECGAVHTAFYEKLVGGPGGALERADAQTRHLFAHYLRGYEQALSEAQDPEEVTELFLTAMRAPQPALRYFSTNRFLPLARMRTEDPSGSSYVAAMHQEAFSNLQTQENAKAGAQVPGVSDTASSALICLPECAIPRVASELGWSASDKPGQDNSCYQQKI from the exons ATGGACCCCACGGTAGTGCTCATTACCGGTTGCTCCTCTGGAATCGGCATGCACTTGGCTGTTCGCCTAGCTTCTGACCGTTCCCAGAGCTTCAAAG TTTATGCCACATTGCGGGACCTGAAGGCACAGGGACCATTGTTGGAGGCCGCCAGGACTCAAGGATGCCCTCCTGGCTCCTTGGAGATACTGGAATTGGATGTCAGAGACTCCAAATCTGTGGCTGCTGCCCAGGCATGCGTGACTGAGGGTCGTGTGGATGTACTGG TCTGTAATGCTGGCCGCGGCTTGTTTGGGCCGCTAGAAGCACATGAATTGAACGCTGTGGGTGCTGTGTTGGATGTGAATGTGCTTGGGACCATTCGGATGCTGCAGGCCTTTCTGCCAGACATGAAGAGGCGCCACTCTGGGCGTGTGCTGGTGACCGCGAGTGTGGGAGGCTTGATGG GACTGCCATTCCACGAAGTGTACTGTGCCAGCAAGTTTGCGCTCGAAGGTTTGTGCGAGAGTCTGGCGATCCTGCTGCCGCTCTTTGGAGTCCA TGTGAGCCTCATCGAGTGTGGGGCAGTGCACACAGCCTTCTATGAAAAGCTGGTGGGCGGCCCCGGCGGGGCTCTGGAACGAGCAGATGCCCAGACCCGCCACCTCTTTGCGCACTACCTGCGTGGTTATGAGCAAGCCCTGAGCGAGGCGCAGGACCCAGAGGAGGTGACGGAG ctcttCTTGACTGCAATGCGAGCCCCGCAGCCCGCGCTGCGCTACTTCTCCACGAACCGCTTCCTACCCCTGGCCCGAATGCGCACAGAGGATCCCAGTGGCAGCAGCTATGTCGCGGCCATGCACCAAGAAGCCTTCTCTAATCTGCAGACCCAGGAGAATGCCAAGGCTGGGGCCCAAGTCCCGGGGGTCTCGGACACGGCCTCCAGCGCCCTCATTTGCCTCCCTGAATGTGCAATCCCTAGGGTGGCATCTGAATTGGGGTGGTCTGCATCGGATAAACCGGGTCAGGACAATTCATGTTACCAGCAAAAGATCTAA
- the Hsd17b1 gene encoding estradiol 17-beta-dehydrogenase 1 isoform X1 produces MDPTVVLITGCSSGIGMHLAVRLASDRSQSFKVYATLRDLKAQGPLLEAARTQGCPPGSLEILELDVRDSKSVAAAQACVTEGRVDVLGLPFHEVYCASKFALEGLCESLAILLPLFGVHVSLIECGAVHTAFYEKLVGGPGGALERADAQTRHLFAHYLRGYEQALSEAQDPEEVTELFLTAMRAPQPALRYFSTNRFLPLARMRTEDPSGSSYVAAMHQEAFSNLQTQENAKAGAQVPGVSDTASSALICLPECAIPRVASELGWSASDKPGQDNSCYQQKI; encoded by the exons ATGGACCCCACGGTAGTGCTCATTACCGGTTGCTCCTCTGGAATCGGCATGCACTTGGCTGTTCGCCTAGCTTCTGACCGTTCCCAGAGCTTCAAAG TTTATGCCACATTGCGGGACCTGAAGGCACAGGGACCATTGTTGGAGGCCGCCAGGACTCAAGGATGCCCTCCTGGCTCCTTGGAGATACTGGAATTGGATGTCAGAGACTCCAAATCTGTGGCTGCTGCCCAGGCATGCGTGACTGAGGGTCGTGTGGATGTACTGG GACTGCCATTCCACGAAGTGTACTGTGCCAGCAAGTTTGCGCTCGAAGGTTTGTGCGAGAGTCTGGCGATCCTGCTGCCGCTCTTTGGAGTCCA TGTGAGCCTCATCGAGTGTGGGGCAGTGCACACAGCCTTCTATGAAAAGCTGGTGGGCGGCCCCGGCGGGGCTCTGGAACGAGCAGATGCCCAGACCCGCCACCTCTTTGCGCACTACCTGCGTGGTTATGAGCAAGCCCTGAGCGAGGCGCAGGACCCAGAGGAGGTGACGGAG ctcttCTTGACTGCAATGCGAGCCCCGCAGCCCGCGCTGCGCTACTTCTCCACGAACCGCTTCCTACCCCTGGCCCGAATGCGCACAGAGGATCCCAGTGGCAGCAGCTATGTCGCGGCCATGCACCAAGAAGCCTTCTCTAATCTGCAGACCCAGGAGAATGCCAAGGCTGGGGCCCAAGTCCCGGGGGTCTCGGACACGGCCTCCAGCGCCCTCATTTGCCTCCCTGAATGTGCAATCCCTAGGGTGGCATCTGAATTGGGGTGGTCTGCATCGGATAAACCGGGTCAGGACAATTCATGTTACCAGCAAAAGATCTAA